In one Umezawaea sp. Da 62-37 genomic region, the following are encoded:
- a CDS encoding MFS transporter, translating to MSITDPEQTIEPKPKERSLWYNGDFLKFWLGETVSLLGTQVTILALPLTAIYSLNATDSQVGVLRFVQLAPYLGLALLLGIWVDRVRRRQVMLWANFARMVLIGLIPLLYATDLLTIPALLVIACLIGVASVLFDLSWMSYVPTLVKKPEHYVEASAKMGISSSTADVAGPGLAGLVVAWLTAPVALVVQTGTYLVSIVSLLLIRVEEPKPPKAEDRHAFRELKEGVRWVFGKPLLRWLAIIGFCCNFSMITTWTMFLLYGTRTLGLDSTTLGLIFGTASVGGLIGAVVSRRVIGRFPTGPTYFIAQSGLLLGPLLIVLAGGPKPLMIGMFIASFFTTYLGLGIAGVIIVAVRQTLTPQSMMGRMTASFRTLLFGGGALGGLAAGLLSDAIGPRNALIAAAAASALVIVGLVISPVSRLREMPEPVVEPTAA from the coding sequence GTGTCCATCACCGACCCCGAACAGACGATCGAGCCCAAGCCGAAGGAGAGGAGCCTCTGGTACAACGGCGACTTCCTCAAGTTCTGGTTGGGCGAGACGGTCTCGCTGCTGGGAACCCAGGTCACGATCCTGGCCCTGCCGCTCACCGCCATCTACTCGCTGAACGCCACCGACAGCCAGGTCGGCGTGCTGCGGTTCGTCCAGCTGGCCCCCTACCTGGGGCTGGCTCTGCTGCTCGGCATCTGGGTCGACCGCGTGCGCAGGCGGCAGGTGATGCTGTGGGCGAACTTCGCCAGGATGGTGCTGATCGGCCTCATCCCCCTGCTGTACGCGACGGACCTGCTGACCATCCCGGCGCTGCTGGTCATCGCGTGCCTCATCGGGGTGGCGTCGGTGCTGTTCGACCTCAGCTGGATGTCCTACGTGCCGACGCTGGTGAAGAAGCCGGAGCACTACGTCGAGGCGAGCGCCAAGATGGGCATCAGCTCGTCCACGGCGGACGTGGCGGGCCCCGGCCTCGCGGGCCTCGTGGTGGCGTGGCTGACCGCTCCGGTCGCGCTGGTCGTGCAGACCGGCACCTACCTGGTGTCGATCGTGTCGCTGCTGCTGATCCGCGTCGAGGAGCCCAAGCCCCCCAAGGCCGAGGACCGGCACGCGTTCCGGGAGCTGAAGGAGGGCGTGCGCTGGGTGTTCGGCAAGCCGCTGCTGCGGTGGCTGGCCATCATCGGGTTCTGCTGCAACTTCTCGATGATCACCACCTGGACGATGTTCCTGCTCTACGGCACGCGCACGCTCGGGCTGGACTCCACGACGCTGGGCCTGATCTTCGGCACGGCGTCGGTCGGCGGCCTGATCGGCGCCGTGGTGTCCCGCAGGGTCATCGGGCGGTTCCCGACCGGCCCGACGTACTTCATCGCGCAGAGCGGCCTGCTCCTCGGGCCGCTGCTGATCGTGCTGGCGGGCGGGCCGAAGCCGTTGATGATCGGCATGTTCATCGCCTCGTTCTTCACCACGTACCTGGGGCTGGGCATCGCGGGCGTGATCATCGTGGCGGTGCGGCAGACGCTGACGCCGCAGTCGATGATGGGCCGCATGACGGCGTCGTTCCGCACCCTGCTGTTCGGCGGCGGCGCGCTCGGCGGCCTGGCGGCGGGTCTGCTCTCCGACGCCAT
- a CDS encoding alpha/beta fold hydrolase, which produces MADLERIVPLNAGGDLPPLFCVHAVSGSAYSYAGLARALGDRPVLGFEAPGFDNDRTPVPSLTALAEEYVGILREFRPEGPYLLFGWSLGGLVAFEMAKRLVEAGAEVGLLFIVDAGMPIVMDLPPERETLVRYIRDMAGTSNESPPGLDELAAGWPDDADPEVVFEQVEAAGILPEEIDAYVLGEQYAVFHALLEGFYSIDVAGTYEGPAVHVLAEHSPTEDMRWDKRLPDLVEHTVADSTHHSILTGDALAELVRLVHKHLGD; this is translated from the coding sequence ATGGCTGACCTGGAGCGGATCGTGCCGCTGAACGCCGGGGGCGACCTGCCCCCGCTGTTCTGCGTGCACGCGGTGTCGGGCTCGGCGTACTCGTACGCCGGGCTCGCCCGCGCGCTCGGCGACCGCCCGGTCCTGGGTTTCGAGGCGCCGGGGTTCGACAACGACCGCACCCCGGTGCCGTCGTTGACCGCCCTCGCCGAGGAGTACGTCGGGATCCTGCGGGAGTTCCGGCCCGAGGGCCCCTACCTGCTCTTCGGGTGGTCCCTCGGCGGGCTGGTGGCGTTCGAGATGGCGAAGCGGCTCGTCGAGGCGGGCGCGGAGGTGGGCCTGCTGTTCATCGTGGACGCGGGCATGCCGATCGTCATGGACCTGCCGCCCGAGCGGGAAACCCTGGTGCGCTACATCCGCGACATGGCGGGCACGTCGAACGAGTCGCCGCCCGGTCTCGACGAGCTGGCCGCGGGCTGGCCGGACGACGCCGATCCGGAGGTGGTGTTCGAGCAGGTCGAGGCGGCGGGGATCCTGCCCGAGGAGATCGACGCCTACGTGCTCGGCGAGCAGTACGCGGTGTTCCACGCGCTGCTGGAGGGTTTCTACTCCATCGACGTCGCGGGAACCTACGAGGGCCCGGCCGTGCACGTCCTGGCGGAGCACTCCCCCACCGAGGACATGCGTTGGGACAAGCGGCTTCCCGACCTCGTGGAGCACACCGTCGCCGACAGCACCCACCACTCGATCCTGACCGGCGACGCCCTCGCGGAACTGGTCCGGCTCGTCCACAAGCACCTCGGCGACTAG